CGCTGTTCGGTCCGCGCACGGTACGCGATGCGTTCGGCCTGGTCGGCGACGCGCCGCTGTCGCCACTGCAGCAGATCGAGGAGGACCGGGTGCGCATCGGCCTGCAGGGCCTGCAGTTGGTCGACACGCGGGCGCAGTTGCTGTCGCTGGACAGCATGCGCGACCAGGCGCCGGACGAGTACCAGCTGACCCGCGATGCGTGGCTGCAGCGCCGCAACTATCAGATCGAGAGCGACATGCGCGGGCACAAGCGGCAGGACGACGATCTGCCGGCCTATCTGCGCGAAGAAGAGACCAATCCGACGGTGCCGGTGGATGCGATGCCGGTCCCGGAGTGGCGCGGCGGTCGCTAGTCCGGCGCACGACGCACCGACGAAAAGCCCGGCTTCGGCCGGGTTTTTTGTGTCTGAGGATTTTGCTGGTGTCGTCTGTGGGTGCCGCACGATGTGCGGGAATGAGTGCACGGTTTGCAGTACGTGATCCAGTGTAGTGGCGAACTACAGGGTGCAGCCGGCTTTGCTGTTGCTCCTGCGGTTGCTGTTGCTATTGATTTACCGGGGTCCCCTCGGCGCGGCAGCCACGGCGGGGAAAAACCCGAAGGGCGGCGTACATGGATGTACGCCGTTCGCGGCAGGGGCAGGATGCCCCTTCCGCGAATCCCCGTTGTGGCTGCGAACCTGGAGCGCGCAGCGCGGAAGGCGCGCTGCGGGGTGTGCTTTCTTTTGGTTACTTTTCTTTGCACAAGCAAAGAAAAGTGACTCGCCGCAAGGCGAAAGCTTTGCTCTTGCACTTGCTGCCACGGTGGCGGCCGCTGAATCGTAGGAGCGGCTTCAAGCCGCGACAGACAGAACGGACTCTCGCTGTCGCGGCTGAAGCCGCTCCTTGTATCTGGACATGTCGCCCCTAGACAGGCGTCATGTCTTCCGACTGATCATCGGAGGAGGTGTGGGAGGTCCAGTCGCTCCTAAAGCTTCGAGCTTGCATCGTAGATCGGCTCCGCCCTCCACATGCTGGCCCTTGTGTGTCCGAACGGTATCCAGAGTCCGCCCCCGGGCGTGAACTCGCATCGACAAGGCAGGACCGGGCCCAGCGCCGATCATGACCCTGACACGATGGAGGAATCGCGTATGTCTCCCGTCATCGGCATCGACGTCGCCAAACGCAGTTTCGATGTGGCCATCGATCTGACCAATGGCAAGCACCGTACCAAGGCCAAGTTGTCCAACGATGCCAAGGGCTTCCAGGCCCTGCAGGCATGGCTGCAGACGCATGCGCAGCCCGATAGCTGGATCGCCATGGAGGCCACCGGCACCTACCACCAGGCGCTGGCCGAGTTCCTCCACGCACGCGGCTATCGGGTGTGCGTGCTCAACCCGGCGCAGACGGCCGCGTACGCACGCAGCCAGCTCAGCCGGGTCAAGACCGATCGCAGCGATGCCAAGCTGATCGCCAGCTATGCCCTGCGTCACCGCGAGCAGTTGCGCCGTTGGCACCCTGATCCGCCGGCGCTCAAGCAGCTCAAAGCGCTGGTGCGCCGGCGCCAGGACCTGCAACAGATGCTGCAGATGGAGCGCAACCGGCTGGAGGTCGCTCCGGCCCAGGTAAAGGACTCGATCCAGGTCCATCTGGCCGATCTGCAACACCACATCGCCCAGATCGAGCAGGCCATCGATGACCATATCGACCAGGATCCGACCTTGCGTGGGCAGCGCGAGCTGCTGGTGAGCATCCAGGGGATTGCCGACACCAGCGCGGCCTTGATGCTGGCCGAGCTTGGCGATGTGAGGCGCTTCGCCGATGCCTCGGCGGTGACCGCCTTCGCGGGCCTGAATCCGTGCCTGCAGGAGTCGGGCGAGCGCAAAGGCCACGTCTGCATCTCGCGCACCGGCTCGCCCCGTCTGCGCGCGGGCCTGTTCATGCCGGCCCTGGTGGCCATGACCCACAACCCGATCATCCGGACGCTGAAACAGCGGCTGAGCGAACGCGGCAAAGCCGGCAAGCAGATCGTGTGCGCCGCCATGCGCAAGCTCCTGCACCTGGCCTACGGGGTTC
This genomic stretch from Xanthomonas sacchari harbors:
- a CDS encoding IS110 family transposase; protein product: MSPVIGIDVAKRSFDVAIDLTNGKHRTKAKLSNDAKGFQALQAWLQTHAQPDSWIAMEATGTYHQALAEFLHARGYRVCVLNPAQTAAYARSQLSRVKTDRSDAKLIASYALRHREQLRRWHPDPPALKQLKALVRRRQDLQQMLQMERNRLEVAPAQVKDSIQVHLADLQHHIAQIEQAIDDHIDQDPTLRGQRELLVSIQGIADTSAALMLAELGDVRRFADASAVTAFAGLNPCLQESGERKGHVCISRTGSPRLRAGLFMPALVAMTHNPIIRTLKQRLSERGKAGKQIVCAAMRKLLHLAYGVLKSGTAFDPKRGLAC